The Altererythrobacter sp. CAU 1644 genome has a window encoding:
- a CDS encoding REDY-like protein HapK, whose protein sequence is MRIICLFNLKPGVSVAEYEEWAKTRDIPTVNGLGSVESFTVHKATGVFGDDSAKPHFEYIEVIDIKGMDAFVGDISTEDFQAAAAPFQGYADAPQFILTEDL, encoded by the coding sequence ATGCGCATTATCTGCCTGTTCAATCTGAAGCCGGGCGTCAGCGTCGCCGAATATGAGGAATGGGCCAAGACCCGCGACATTCCGACCGTCAACGGGCTGGGCTCGGTCGAGAGCTTCACCGTGCACAAGGCGACCGGCGTCTTCGGCGACGACAGCGCCAAACCGCATTTCGAGTATATCGAGGTGATCGACATCAAGGGCATGGACGCCTTCGTGGGCGACATTTCGACCGAGGACTTCCAGGCCGCCGCAGCTCCGTTCCAGGGCTATGCCGATGCGCCGCAGTTCATCCTGACCGAGGATCTGTGA
- a CDS encoding SDR family NAD(P)-dependent oxidoreductase, protein MGRFAGKTVVVTGSGKEKGLGQGVLQAFADEGANCIVSDLAIDAEAEGVAEELRSRGAEVAAIACDVSKADQCAALIAEAANHFGSVDILVNNAGIGFKMKPLLDVDTRDEWDQVIAVNLSGAFYCTQAAARQMVEQGRGGRIINIASQAAKTGFPHLPAYVSSKHGMVGLTRASAVELGAHEITVNAICPNHVTTGLGAQQNEYFSKLLGFDTVEDYLANMSAKNPMGRPGLPSDTAAACLWLASDEAFYVTGEALNVSGGEEMH, encoded by the coding sequence ATGGGCCGGTTCGCGGGCAAGACGGTGGTCGTCACCGGCTCTGGCAAGGAAAAGGGGCTAGGGCAGGGCGTCCTGCAGGCCTTTGCAGACGAGGGCGCGAATTGCATCGTCTCCGACCTCGCGATCGACGCCGAGGCGGAGGGCGTGGCGGAAGAACTGCGTTCGCGCGGCGCGGAAGTTGCGGCGATTGCCTGCGACGTGTCGAAGGCGGATCAGTGTGCTGCGCTCATCGCCGAAGCGGCCAATCACTTCGGCAGTGTAGATATTCTCGTCAACAACGCCGGGATCGGATTCAAGATGAAGCCGCTGCTCGATGTCGATACGAGGGACGAGTGGGACCAGGTGATCGCGGTCAACCTCTCCGGCGCGTTCTACTGCACGCAGGCAGCGGCCCGGCAGATGGTCGAGCAGGGACGCGGCGGCCGGATCATCAATATCGCCAGCCAGGCGGCGAAGACCGGCTTTCCCCATCTGCCCGCCTATGTCTCTTCAAAGCACGGCATGGTCGGGTTGACGCGAGCGAGTGCGGTCGAACTCGGCGCGCATGAGATCACAGTGAATGCGATCTGTCCCAACCATGTGACCACCGGCCTTGGCGCGCAGCAGAACGAGTATTTCTCCAAGCTGCTGGGCTTCGACACGGTGGAGGACTACCTTGCCAATATGAGTGCGAAGAACCCGATGGGCCGCCCGGGGCTCCCGTCCGACACGGCGGCGGCGTGCCTGTGGCTAGCGAGCGACGAGGCCTTTTATGTCACCGGTGAAGCGCTCAACGTCAGTGGCGGGGAGGAGATGCACTGA
- a CDS encoding polysaccharide deacetylase family protein, with translation MPLIEERIDWPGGAKLALSVVVNVEEGSEMTIARGDRGMEPVDELGVFVKSKMRNYSNESNYLYGIKAGAPRIVKLLKKYDIMASWTVAAMSLENHPEIAGAIVDLGHEPISHGWRWIHQFKMDEEEEREFIRKAVTSIEKTCGVRPYGWLSRYLLTDNTRRLLSEEGFTYHMDDYSGDVPFWDRDTIPGKPMCIVPYQLDSNDMKMWTDPALTPHQWLDYAKANFDQLYREGEEGNPKMMSLGLHLRIIGRPGRIWALEEFFCHVRAHDGVWVTTRKAIADHFMEANPA, from the coding sequence ATGCCGCTCATCGAAGAACGCATCGACTGGCCGGGCGGTGCCAAGCTGGCGCTCAGCGTGGTCGTCAATGTCGAGGAAGGCAGCGAGATGACCATCGCGCGGGGCGATCGCGGGATGGAACCGGTCGATGAGCTGGGCGTCTTCGTGAAGTCGAAAATGCGCAATTACTCGAATGAATCCAACTATCTCTACGGCATCAAGGCGGGCGCGCCGCGCATCGTCAAGCTGCTGAAAAAATACGACATCATGGCGAGTTGGACGGTCGCGGCAATGAGCCTCGAGAACCATCCCGAGATCGCCGGAGCCATTGTCGATCTGGGCCATGAACCGATCAGCCATGGTTGGCGCTGGATCCACCAGTTCAAGATGGACGAGGAGGAAGAGCGCGAATTCATCCGCAAGGCCGTTACCAGCATCGAGAAGACCTGCGGCGTCAGGCCCTATGGCTGGCTGTCGCGCTATCTCCTCACCGACAATACGCGCCGGCTCTTGAGCGAGGAGGGCTTCACCTACCACATGGACGATTACAGCGGCGATGTGCCCTTCTGGGATCGCGATACCATCCCCGGCAAGCCCATGTGCATCGTGCCCTATCAGCTCGACAGCAACGACATGAAGATGTGGACCGATCCGGCGCTAACCCCGCACCAGTGGCTGGACTATGCCAAGGCCAATTTCGACCAGCTCTACCGCGAGGGTGAGGAAGGCAATCCCAAGATGATGAGCCTGGGCCTGCATCTGCGCATCATCGGACGGCCGGGTAGGATCTGGGCGCTGGAGGAGTTTTTTTGCCACGTCCGGGCGCACGACGGCGTGTGGGTGACGACGCGCAAGGCGATCGCGGACCATTTCATGGAGGCAAATCCGGCATGA
- a CDS encoding enoyl-CoA hydratase/isomerase family protein, whose amino-acid sequence MSVRLEKNGAIARLVLDRPEARNAINMDMWRAFPGLIANAVSDRSIRVLELRAAEGSGAFCAGADIKELLANKDDMDWRDANQAEINRVQHELARAAIPTVAFVDGDCVGGGCGLALACDIRVATKRARFGITPGKLGLVYPLHDVKLLVDLVGPGQAKRILFTGQLLDAAEAQRIGLIEIIADQTDELIEDILAASTYSAIENKHFVRRVLDGQVDDDNHTLRMFGAAFTREDFEEGTRAFVEKRKPSFRG is encoded by the coding sequence ATGAGTGTGCGGCTCGAGAAAAATGGAGCGATTGCCCGGCTGGTGCTTGACCGGCCCGAGGCGAGAAATGCGATCAACATGGACATGTGGCGGGCCTTTCCGGGGCTCATTGCCAACGCCGTGTCCGATCGCTCAATCCGCGTGCTCGAACTGCGCGCGGCGGAAGGGTCGGGTGCCTTTTGTGCCGGCGCAGACATCAAGGAACTGCTTGCCAATAAGGACGACATGGATTGGCGCGACGCCAACCAGGCCGAGATCAACCGGGTCCAGCACGAACTGGCGCGCGCGGCGATCCCGACCGTCGCCTTCGTCGATGGCGATTGCGTAGGCGGCGGCTGCGGCCTTGCGCTGGCTTGCGACATTCGCGTGGCGACCAAGCGTGCGCGGTTCGGCATCACTCCCGGCAAGCTGGGGCTGGTCTATCCGCTGCACGATGTGAAGCTGCTGGTCGATCTCGTCGGGCCGGGACAGGCCAAGCGTATCCTGTTCACCGGGCAGTTGCTCGATGCCGCCGAGGCGCAGCGGATCGGCTTGATCGAGATCATTGCCGACCAAACCGACGAACTGATCGAGGATATCCTGGCCGCCTCGACCTATTCGGCGATCGAGAACAAGCACTTTGTTCGCCGTGTGCTCGATGGGCAGGTCGATGACGACAATCACACCCTGCGCATGTTCGGTGCAGCCTTCACCCGCGAGGACTTCGAGGAGGGTACCAGGGCCTTCGTCGAGAAGCGTAAGCCGAGTTTCCGCGGATGA
- a CDS encoding VOC family protein — MSIAHGTILGGLSTVPDLEQALRAYRDVLGLELVEQSKIDAGLAACWGCPANVGSPYAVLRPVSGEPCWFRLVEQPDHPDFRPTRSFGWAAFECTVEDVWRWPDALPEDLFTIVGPPKNIENMKPTFIPMQALGPGREMIYLNQVLVPESDLLLPPARSPVDRIFICVLAATDREKAIAWYREALGLERGADYTIPYTMINKAFELAPDTLTTLTMIQHARMPIVEIDDYPAAATERPRHADMLPPGNALVTLAMRDLDTCQVEWISPPSDRSGALYEGRRVATTVGPSGELVECVEVG, encoded by the coding sequence ATGAGCATCGCGCACGGCACCATCCTCGGGGGGCTTTCGACGGTCCCTGACCTCGAGCAGGCCTTGCGCGCCTATCGCGACGTTCTGGGCCTGGAGCTGGTCGAACAGAGTAAGATCGATGCCGGGCTCGCGGCGTGCTGGGGCTGCCCCGCGAATGTCGGATCGCCCTATGCAGTGCTGCGCCCGGTGAGCGGCGAACCCTGCTGGTTTCGGCTCGTCGAGCAGCCGGACCATCCCGATTTCCGACCGACGCGAAGTTTCGGCTGGGCCGCGTTCGAATGCACGGTGGAGGACGTCTGGCGCTGGCCTGACGCCCTACCTGAGGATCTTTTCACCATCGTCGGGCCGCCCAAGAACATCGAAAACATGAAGCCGACCTTCATCCCGATGCAGGCGCTGGGGCCGGGGCGCGAGATGATCTACCTCAACCAGGTGCTGGTGCCAGAATCCGACCTGTTGTTGCCGCCCGCGCGCTCGCCCGTCGACCGCATCTTCATCTGCGTACTGGCGGCGACCGATCGCGAGAAGGCCATCGCCTGGTACCGCGAGGCACTTGGCCTTGAACGGGGGGCGGATTACACCATCCCCTACACGATGATAAACAAGGCCTTCGAGCTCGCGCCGGACACATTGACGACGCTGACGATGATCCAGCACGCGCGGATGCCTATCGTTGAGATCGACGATTATCCTGCCGCAGCAACCGAGCGTCCGCGCCATGCGGATATGCTGCCGCCGGGGAATGCGCTGGTGACGCTGGCGATGCGCGACCTCGATACCTGCCAGGTCGAATGGATTTCGCCTCCGTCCGACCGGAGCGGGGCGCTTTATGAGGGCCGCCGGGTAGCGACCACAGTCGGGCCAAGCGGGGAGCTGGTGGAATGCGTGGAGGTGGGATGA
- a CDS encoding YciI family protein → MSRLFAFHCLDGENGAALRERHLSAHLAHVEVHIGDYAVAGPLKRDGNTVGSLLVIKADDEAEARAKFQADPYFAAGVWQSIRVSEFSAVAGDWVGGAAWKRP, encoded by the coding sequence ATGAGCCGCCTGTTCGCCTTTCACTGCCTTGATGGCGAGAACGGCGCGGCCTTGCGCGAGCGCCACCTGTCGGCGCATCTCGCGCATGTAGAGGTCCACATTGGCGATTACGCGGTGGCCGGTCCACTCAAGCGCGATGGCAACACGGTCGGCTCGCTGCTCGTGATCAAGGCCGATGACGAGGCCGAAGCGCGCGCCAAATTCCAGGCCGATCCCTACTTCGCCGCGGGTGTCTGGCAATCGATCCGGGTGAGCGAATTCTCCGCGGTCGCGGGTGACTGGGTCGGCGGTGCCGCCTGGAAGCGCCCTTAG
- a CDS encoding cupin domain-containing protein, with protein sequence MLERGHIEFLFAQMLPWRRIGPGLARPDAEYKLLSRDPADGACSILLRYPPGWSREGPEHILADEEFFVLDGALEMDGHYYPVDSYAFLPSGWTRHEMRAPQGCVVLAFYDREPTLVFEPGDGAAEMSPRAVQHLDAGKMSWDMTLNDPNLRHLGIGRKNLRTDPNTGERTFLSLILPQAKPPEDKGPQEMHPVVEEAFLLGGSLTGPQGTMYPGAYFWRPPGIAHGPFGARWGATSLIRFVGGKHVNVWTKDEAPFDFDATYRPILPPELAHLAETPFVPQANY encoded by the coding sequence ATGCTCGAACGCGGTCACATCGAATTCCTGTTCGCACAGATGCTGCCGTGGCGGCGCATCGGCCCCGGGCTTGCCCGGCCCGATGCCGAATACAAGCTGCTCAGCCGCGATCCCGCCGACGGCGCGTGCTCGATCCTGCTGCGTTACCCGCCTGGATGGTCGCGCGAAGGCCCCGAGCACATCCTCGCCGACGAGGAGTTCTTCGTGCTCGACGGGGCGCTGGAGATGGACGGGCATTATTATCCGGTGGACAGCTACGCCTTCCTCCCGTCGGGGTGGACAAGGCACGAGATGCGCGCTCCGCAGGGCTGCGTCGTGCTCGCCTTCTACGACCGCGAGCCGACACTGGTGTTCGAGCCGGGTGACGGCGCGGCGGAAATGTCACCCCGCGCGGTGCAGCATCTCGATGCGGGCAAGATGAGCTGGGACATGACGCTCAACGACCCCAATCTCCGCCACCTCGGCATCGGGCGCAAGAACCTGCGGACCGATCCGAACACCGGCGAACGAACCTTCCTCTCTCTGATCCTGCCACAGGCCAAGCCGCCGGAGGACAAGGGACCGCAGGAGATGCATCCGGTTGTGGAGGAGGCCTTCCTGCTCGGCGGCTCGCTGACCGGACCGCAGGGCACCATGTATCCGGGCGCTTATTTCTGGCGTCCCCCAGGCATCGCGCATGGCCCCTTCGGAGCGCGCTGGGGCGCGACCTCGCTGATCCGTTTCGTCGGTGGCAAGCATGTGAACGTGTGGACCAAGGATGAGGCGCCGTTCGACTTCGACGCAACCTATCGCCCGATCCTGCCACCCGAACTCGCCCACCTCGCCGAAACACCTTTCGTGCCTCAGGCGAACTACTGA
- a CDS encoding quinone oxidoreductase family protein, with protein MQTTRAIFRQHGGPEVIEWIDEELPAPGPGEVTIEHAAVGLNYIDTYHRRGIYPVELPSGMGLEAAGRIVAVGDGVGDFAIGDRVATFGPLLGAYATRRNIAASQLFRLPDHIDDKTAAAAILKACTTEFLVERCGKVEAGWPVLVHAAAGGTGLLLVQWLNHIGAEVIGTVSTEEKAEAARAAGANHVIFYKEENTAERVRAITGGAGVRVTFDGIGRSTWETSLDATGKRGLIINFGNADAPVGAVDVGVLALKGSLYNTRPMLFHYYEEPEERAAGAQRVWDMFSSGALSVTIGQTYALKDAAKAHEDLQAGRTTGSTVLLP; from the coding sequence ATGCAGACGACACGCGCGATCTTCCGGCAACATGGCGGCCCCGAAGTCATCGAATGGATCGATGAGGAACTCCCCGCCCCGGGCCCGGGCGAAGTCACGATCGAGCATGCCGCGGTCGGCCTCAACTATATCGACACCTACCATCGCCGCGGGATCTACCCGGTCGAGCTCCCGAGCGGGATGGGCCTCGAGGCGGCTGGACGGATCGTTGCCGTGGGTGACGGCGTGGGTGACTTCGCGATCGGCGACCGCGTTGCGACTTTCGGTCCGCTGCTCGGCGCCTACGCGACCCGTCGAAACATTGCCGCGAGCCAGCTGTTCCGCCTGCCCGATCACATCGACGACAAGACGGCAGCCGCGGCGATCCTCAAGGCCTGCACCACCGAATTCCTGGTCGAGCGTTGCGGCAAGGTCGAAGCAGGCTGGCCGGTGCTGGTGCATGCCGCGGCAGGAGGTACCGGATTGCTCCTGGTACAATGGCTCAACCACATCGGGGCCGAAGTCATCGGCACAGTTTCTACGGAAGAGAAAGCCGAAGCCGCCCGAGCCGCCGGTGCGAACCACGTGATCTTCTACAAGGAAGAGAACACCGCCGAGCGTGTGCGCGCAATCACCGGGGGTGCTGGCGTGCGCGTGACCTTCGACGGGATCGGTCGTTCGACCTGGGAAACTTCGCTCGATGCAACCGGCAAGCGCGGGCTGATCATCAATTTCGGCAATGCCGACGCACCAGTGGGGGCAGTCGATGTCGGAGTCCTCGCGCTCAAAGGCTCGCTCTACAACACGCGCCCGATGCTGTTCCATTATTACGAGGAACCGGAAGAGCGAGCCGCCGGAGCCCAGCGTGTCTGGGACATGTTTTCCAGCGGCGCCCTGTCGGTCACGATCGGCCAGACCTACGCACTCAAGGACGCGGCCAAGGCGCATGAAGACTTGCAAGCCGGCCGCACGACGGGCTCGACCGTCCTGCTACCCTGA
- a CDS encoding isochorismatase family protein: protein MAGEAGRDENYAGTFDGHLQPGKRPALLLVDMVEAYLVSDSPLYCETAAAAVAVASELADACRANGIPVILTNVEYEPGGGDGGVFYRKTPVLKVFDRGSPLGAFPPALVPREADRVVTKQYPSAFFGTGLAEQLHDQGVDTLLIGGFSTSGCVRASALDAMQYGFVPFVVREACADRHPDPHEANLFDLQAKYAEVIGSVKALGIIGTD from the coding sequence ATGGCCGGCGAAGCGGGCCGCGACGAGAATTACGCCGGGACATTCGACGGGCACTTGCAGCCGGGCAAGCGCCCCGCGCTGCTGCTGGTCGACATGGTCGAGGCCTATCTCGTTTCCGACAGCCCGCTCTATTGCGAAACCGCCGCCGCAGCGGTCGCGGTCGCGAGCGAACTGGCCGACGCGTGCCGGGCTAATGGCATCCCGGTGATCCTGACCAATGTCGAATACGAACCCGGCGGCGGTGATGGGGGCGTGTTCTACCGCAAGACGCCGGTTCTGAAGGTGTTCGACCGCGGTTCGCCGCTTGGCGCCTTCCCGCCAGCGCTTGTACCGCGGGAAGCCGATAGGGTCGTCACGAAGCAATACCCTTCCGCCTTCTTCGGCACCGGTTTGGCAGAACAACTGCACGACCAAGGGGTCGACACGCTGCTGATCGGCGGTTTCTCGACTTCGGGCTGCGTGCGCGCCTCGGCGCTCGACGCGATGCAGTATGGCTTCGTTCCGTTCGTCGTGCGCGAGGCCTGCGCCGACCGCCACCCCGACCCGCACGAAGCAAACCTGTTCGATCTCCAGGCCAAATATGCCGAGGTCATCGGATCGGTCAAAGCGCTGGGGATTATCGGCACGGACTAG
- a CDS encoding CaiB/BaiF CoA transferase family protein has product MNGAPPQGSLADIRVIEMGQLLAGPFCGQLLGDMGADVIKLEPPGAGDPMRLWGQGDEKVQWEVIARNKRSVTCNLRVPEGQDLARKLIATADVLVENFKPGTLEKWGLSPAELHRDNPGLIIARMSGYGQDGPYSDRAGFGGIGEAMGGWRYIVGEPDRPPARMGISIGDTLCATYGAMGVLAALHHRERTGEGQVVDTALYEAVLQVMEGLVPEYDRNGYIRERSGSILPGIAPSNVYSCTDGPFMIGANKDEIFARLAQAMGQPELASDPRYATHLARGKHQTELDELINEWTGSLTIDEVEQAMIDHSIPAGRVYTAKDMLADPHFRARDAIVEVETERHGKLKMQNAFPKLSRTPSGIRRAAPAEPGQHNDEIYAELLGLDAQARADLAERCII; this is encoded by the coding sequence ATGAACGGCGCGCCTCCCCAGGGCTCCTTGGCCGACATTCGCGTCATCGAGATGGGGCAATTGCTCGCCGGCCCCTTCTGCGGGCAATTGCTGGGCGACATGGGCGCAGATGTGATCAAGCTCGAACCGCCGGGAGCGGGCGATCCGATGCGGCTGTGGGGCCAGGGCGACGAGAAGGTCCAGTGGGAAGTGATCGCACGCAACAAGCGCTCGGTCACCTGCAATTTGCGCGTCCCGGAAGGGCAGGACCTCGCGCGCAAGCTGATCGCCACCGCCGACGTGCTGGTCGAGAATTTCAAGCCCGGCACGCTCGAGAAATGGGGCCTGTCGCCCGCCGAGCTGCACCGCGACAACCCCGGCCTGATCATCGCGCGCATGTCGGGCTATGGCCAGGACGGGCCATACTCGGACCGCGCCGGTTTCGGCGGTATCGGCGAAGCGATGGGTGGCTGGCGCTATATCGTGGGCGAGCCCGACCGACCGCCCGCCCGCATGGGCATCTCGATCGGCGACACGCTGTGCGCGACCTATGGCGCGATGGGGGTGCTCGCCGCGCTCCACCACCGCGAGCGCACGGGGGAGGGCCAGGTCGTTGACACAGCGCTCTACGAGGCGGTGCTGCAGGTGATGGAAGGGCTCGTCCCCGAATACGACCGCAACGGCTACATCCGCGAACGCTCGGGCTCGATCCTGCCGGGTATCGCGCCATCGAACGTCTATTCCTGCACGGACGGCCCGTTCATGATCGGGGCGAACAAGGACGAGATCTTCGCGCGGCTGGCGCAGGCGATGGGCCAGCCCGAACTGGCGAGCGACCCGCGCTATGCGACGCATCTCGCGCGCGGCAAGCACCAGACCGAGCTCGACGAGCTGATCAACGAGTGGACGGGAAGCCTCACGATCGACGAGGTCGAACAGGCGATGATCGATCACTCGATCCCCGCCGGCCGGGTCTATACCGCGAAGGACATGCTGGCCGACCCGCACTTCAGGGCGCGCGATGCGATCGTCGAGGTCGAGACCGAGCGCCACGGCAAGCTCAAGATGCAGAACGCCTTCCCCAAGCTGTCGCGCACGCCCTCGGGCATTCGCCGCGCTGCCCCCGCAGAGCCGGGCCAGCACAATGACGAGATCTACGCCGAGCTGCTCGGGCTGGACGCGCAGGCGCGGGCGGACCTCGCCGAGCGGTGTATCATCTGA
- a CDS encoding hydantoinase B/oxoprolinase family protein, with the protein MPAQIIETNDKPFDKVKIDPVTLDIIENALRNARIEMDATLVRTAMSPGIREQGDAFPLIADPAGKMIVGQFGSFIDGFLKGYDNTLEDGDMIFLSDPYSCEGAISHSNDWLVLLPVFKDGRLIAYTAMFGHQSDIGGMVPGSMPIGASSIFEEGVRIPPVKIWKKGEYNEDLMRLVMHQTRKPDWCQADLNALIASCRVAARRVIEMADRFGDDVYYSATQELLDRNYRAMKALIGMAVAEEPVSFEDYICDDGKGYGPYKIKCTMWREGDKVVLDFDGTDPQSAASINFYLNENMFKMFFGIYMIMVFDPQILFNDGFYDLIEVRIPEGSLLKPRFPAALSGRTHALGRIFDILGGLLGQKTPEFLNAAGFSSSPHLFYSGWDTRGGKEREWFQLFQIGFGGIPGRPLGDGPDGHSLWPGFTNVPNEFLERYFPLRIERYSTEPDSGGAGLHRGGNGIHMTYRFLADGQIAIHDDRWFVPPWGVNGGHPGMRAKKVIERTDGTTEIAGNKVEDVSVKAGDLLHYITWGGGGWGDPLERDPELVGLEIRQGLVSAEGARAYGVVASDDGALDAAATAGLRDKMKAERGDLPLFDYGPGIDDLRANCEAETGLPAPIQPEWHPSDDIREAAE; encoded by the coding sequence ATGCCGGCACAAATCATCGAGACGAACGACAAGCCCTTCGACAAGGTCAAGATCGACCCGGTCACGCTCGACATCATCGAGAACGCGCTCAGGAACGCGCGCATCGAAATGGACGCGACGCTGGTGCGCACCGCCATGTCGCCGGGCATCCGCGAGCAGGGCGACGCCTTTCCCTTGATCGCCGATCCAGCGGGCAAGATGATCGTCGGCCAGTTCGGCAGCTTCATCGACGGCTTCCTCAAGGGCTACGACAACACGCTGGAAGATGGCGACATGATCTTCCTGTCCGACCCCTATTCCTGCGAGGGCGCGATCAGCCATTCGAACGACTGGCTGGTGCTGCTGCCGGTGTTCAAGGACGGGCGCCTGATCGCCTATACCGCCATGTTCGGCCATCAGTCCGATATCGGCGGCATGGTCCCCGGCTCGATGCCGATCGGCGCGAGTTCGATCTTCGAGGAAGGGGTGCGCATTCCCCCGGTAAAGATCTGGAAGAAGGGCGAATATAACGAGGACCTGATGCGCCTCGTCATGCACCAGACGCGCAAGCCCGACTGGTGCCAGGCCGATCTCAACGCGCTGATCGCCTCCTGCCGCGTCGCCGCTCGCCGGGTGATCGAGATGGCCGATCGCTTCGGCGACGACGTCTACTATTCCGCCACGCAGGAACTGCTCGACCGCAACTACCGCGCGATGAAAGCGCTGATCGGCATGGCCGTGGCGGAGGAGCCGGTCAGCTTCGAGGATTACATCTGCGACGATGGCAAGGGCTACGGCCCCTACAAGATCAAATGCACCATGTGGCGCGAAGGCGACAAGGTCGTGCTCGACTTCGACGGGACCGATCCGCAGTCGGCCGCTTCGATCAATTTCTACCTCAACGAGAACATGTTCAAGATGTTCTTCGGCATCTACATGATCATGGTCTTCGACCCGCAGATCCTGTTCAACGACGGGTTCTACGACCTGATCGAAGTGCGCATTCCCGAAGGCTCCTTGCTCAAACCCAGATTCCCGGCAGCCCTGTCGGGTCGCACCCACGCGCTCGGCCGCATCTTCGACATCCTCGGCGGCCTGCTGGGCCAGAAGACGCCCGAATTCCTCAACGCCGCGGGCTTCTCCTCCTCGCCCCACCTGTTCTATTCCGGCTGGGATACGCGCGGCGGGAAAGAGCGCGAGTGGTTCCAGCTGTTCCAGATCGGCTTTGGCGGCATCCCGGGGCGGCCATTGGGCGACGGGCCCGACGGGCATTCGCTGTGGCCGGGCTTCACCAACGTGCCCAACGAGTTCCTCGAGCGCTATTTCCCCTTGCGGATCGAGCGCTATTCGACCGAACCGGACAGCGGCGGAGCCGGCCTGCACCGCGGCGGCAACGGCATTCACATGACCTACCGCTTCCTCGCCGATGGGCAGATCGCGATCCATGACGACCGCTGGTTCGTGCCGCCCTGGGGCGTCAACGGCGGCCATCCGGGCATGCGCGCGAAGAAGGTCATCGAGCGGACCGACGGCACGACCGAGATCGCCGGCAACAAGGTCGAGGACGTGTCGGTGAAGGCCGGCGACCTCTTGCATTACATCACCTGGGGCGGCGGCGGCTGGGGCGACCCGCTCGAACGGGATCCCGAACTGGTCGGGCTCGAAATCCGCCAGGGGCTCGTCTCGGCCGAGGGCGCGCGCGCCTATGGCGTGGTGGCGAGCGATGATGGCGCGCTCGATGCCGCCGCCACGGCGGGTCTGCGCGATAAGATGAAGGCCGAGCGCGGCGACTTGCCGCTGTTCGACTACGGCCCGGGGATCGACGACCTGCGCGCCAATTGCGAGGCCGAGACCGGCCTCCCCGCCCCGATCCAGCCCGAATGGCACCCCTCGGACGACATCAGGGAAGCCGCCGAATGA